A window of Nicotiana sylvestris chromosome 8, ASM39365v2, whole genome shotgun sequence genomic DNA:
ataagaatatcaagaagatactgcgaaagatggtggaaggatccagacaatggcacgagagattaccctttgctttgttgggttaccgcactactgtccggacttccataggtacaactccttatttgttggtgtacggaactgaggccgtaataccagcggaagtcgaaattccgtccctccgaattgtcgctgaagccgggattgatgatgatgaatgggtcaaagctcgattggaacagttgagcctgatagatgagaaaagattggcagcagtgtgccatggtcagctgtaccagaagagaatggcaagaacatataataagaaggtgcgccccaggaagtttgaagtagggcagcaggtattgaagaagatcctcccacatcaggtcgaggcaaaaggcaaattcgccccaaattggcaagggccttatatcgtgaccagagtattgtccaacggtgctttgtgtttgacagatatcgaggggagatgtgtcgacatggctatcaattctgatgcagtaaagagatattatgcgtaatttctttaattatggcaatttttggttcgtttgtttgtatctggtatttattggataatgagatgacggaggcaattcttttcttctatccaaacactttaacccttgcttccccctttgagccttaagttattctttcatacccctcttttggaatcactaatggaaaagacatgaaaaaaaaagaaaaaaaagaaaagaaaagaaaaagaaaaaatgaaaagaaggagaaagaaaagaaaaagaagataaaatcataagaaatacaaaaccgtgggagctacgtttgacctgattcctcaaagaggatacgtaggcgcctcacggctcggtcatagtgtgcataataggcacagtgtgcgtaacgcacgtagctcaacataagtgtaaaaaaataaaattccccaagcaagaaaaccggggcagaggttatgttttaagttccaacaaaggtttgattccaaaagttgtagcatgatcgcccatcaaaattatttcatttttgatagcctttctttagccccacaccaaaaccaacatcgacgtccaaaagacctcccgatcaatatccaagagatgccaagtcaggcaaataaagccgagaataatacaccgatccccagcaaagaagaggatcataagactgagaatgaattgatggtcaaaggaaattccagaagagagggtcgtatcggcAACACCCCGATTCCTTGATGAAggagtaaaatgagagagtcttatcggtgaaaaccttcacaggcaccaaaAGGTGACGTAAGATGAGAAatgtaaaatgagagagtcttattggtgaaaaccttcacaggcaccataaggcgccaggagctgagagaaaagagagagtctcattagtgaaaacccctcgaagggcactatgaggcgacaagacagatcaacaaaaaagcgaccacattcgcaacgaaatggacactcatttatcatccccagcaagtcagaccatcgggcaaatcgattgatacaactagactgggtcgggaatctatggtgcacgtcatgatcacggggaccagtcatgtcctccagataagttcttctgaatttcttctcccaccaaataattggttcagaaagattttctcctttttctaccttttatttctcttcctaaaatttgtcttgaaaaggatttttcaaagcttactaccagagaccgaagggggattcatccaatgcaggataaccccaacagtcctaaaggatggccccaggcaatgcaacaTTGTGCCCCgcggttttggaggaagtaaactcctaaagggagtgaTTTCGGGAGTAagagcagactcccacagcatgtactgtaaagagaaagcagaaaaggggataaattgaaaaccaatccccagcaggccggatacccccagcaagcaattttgtccaccaaccaattatggaggcatagagcaagaaaaggggaagagagaaaaatcatccaccggaaaggcacctcctcccaccacgattaaaactaactaaattcttctgtctgctgcaggaaaacaaaggattgataatggcagcaagacgcaacgctaggtcacccaccagtaaaatgcgggaatacatttaagttctaggtcgcccaccagtaaaatgcgggaatacatttaagttctaggtcgcccaccagtaaaatgcgggaatacatttaagttctaggtcgcccaccagtaaaatgtgggaatacatttaagttctaggtcgcccaccagtaaaatgcgggaatacatttaagttctaggtcgcccaccagtaaaatgcgggaatacatttaagttctaggtcgcccaccagtaaaatgtgggaatacatttaagttctaggtcgcccaccagtaaaatgcgggaatacatttaagttctaggtcgcccaccagtaaaatgcgggaatacttttaagttctaggtcgcccaccagtaaaatgcgggaacacttttaagttctaggtcgcccaccagtaaaatgcgggaatacatttaagttctaggtcgcccaccagtaaaatgcgggaatacatttaagttctaggttgcccaccagtaaaatgcgggaatacttttaagatctaggttgcccaccagtaaaatgcgggcatgcatttcataattttgcatttaagcaacttttggttttatattacagatttttggaatcagtaaccccacctggaagcagaaggttacaacagagatccccaggCAGGaaccaataaaatccccagcgccaagaagcagaaggttgcaaaggcaagcgcgcgactcaaaaggaagaaggaacgcgtctcgaaagaagcagtttgggaacgttatagcatgacccagcataacaattttgatgaagaaagccataaccactgaagaaaccattgaaaggcttaaagaggagggccatgttcccagcagatcaagcggagtgatgaaaactggcattcagaaaaggcgaaggaccagtatcatcccctgagttcacaaaataaaggcatcggaggaaagcgctagccgacaagaaagcaaggcaacaagaacaagttgaagatagatgagatctcatgatccatactctagcttaacttcttgtttttcctttcaaaaaatgtacacaaggagatcggtgagcggtagcatcctacggCAGCATGCAACAACGCACAGCAGCAGCTAACACTACAGTCacgcggtagtcccagctaccaaaatttcccgaactacattgacctgattcctgttcagcccaggatatgtaggaaacctctgaagcaaaggttcggtcaaacctttttcaaaaaatgcttcacacggagtattcgcacgggcaaaaatcgctcgctttatctttgcgcgaaaacccttcgtgtcttcgtgcaaagaggggcagctgtaagcacgtgatttttgcttcacggacaatcactccaaaagaaaacaaaaatagtgaccagtgacctcgctgtacaaattttcaatttttcatgacatgtactgctagtcatttgtggttcgtcccatttttgcatttttgatcTTATCAGTCAAAATACAAGGTATGTCTGTCatagtaatcaaaccgtaattcggtcgttgaaagaaaattcaaaaatatatatatgcattgttcattctaggttgtgatttaacctacttaaatatttttatatgtgtgtgataattgttttaaagtgttgcattgttgtttgttttaatttcattttttttatttatttcatttttgttttaaaattaggaaaaaacaaaagaaaagagtgatgaaaatcggtttgggcccaaaaatgaaacaaaaataggcccaaaaccggcactcaagtccagtccaaatccggcctgcccaaacattgattcaaacgacgccgtatcaacGTCCTTATTGgagccgttgatctgactcaaacaaacggtcctgatcaggtTGATCGCTTCACCTCAACAACGCCGTTTCGGTCAAATTAATCTGAACTGTCCAACCCTAAgatccaacggacccaggccttcccccctaaacccgtccaattttgacccgatccagccttacccggtctcacccactatcaaacccaaaacgacaccatcttccctaagtgaatagatcctagccATAGATCtcatctgatccaacggccaggatctaaacccctagatcgtatataagctttctatcgtaccccacgccccctattcgaaccccctccattcatcgtcttcaccaaacactgaaaccccccaaaccctagcagccgccctgatttccctttcaccagaacccggcggcatgaacgccgatgaccaccttctgaacaccctaggaccacctcactgtcctgaacatggatctgttaccccctagcctcgaatcaccttccttcgtctcgaatcttcatttgaagattcgagtcgaactctgacctacaccaaacctcaccatcttcacattagacagtccccgaacctccctcgtgaccaaaccatgtttggtttggtccgaatctgaccagggaaacacgaatcccagatctgctGTTTCGAACCCTAGGGTTcttcgtgcctgttccgtgcctgttccatgcctgtttaaaccaagagtttatggtctaatggaccttaatcgaagtgtttctcaaaacacttcgattaagggttCCTCGTGCCTATTCCGTGCCTGTTCCATGCCTGTTCCATGCCTGTTTGAACCAAGAGTTtatggtctaatggaccttaatcgaagggtttctcatttgagaaacacttcgattaaagtccgttaaactttgagaagggtctgttcaaacacaagttgatttttctgatcttttctttcaaagattttaaggtaagtttgtcttCTCTTCTTCATTCCAGTTCGTGTGTGTGTTAAAGGTCTATTCATATGGCCAAACATCTTGTTCaaattgtgttttgaattttaccaactgttttCTCACACCTTGCCTGGACCTCTGTTATttgatcaaatgtttcctcattcactgaTAATGCGTGTGTATGTGAACTGCATAACTTACTGAATTGAAACTGTTTGAGTAATCAATCCCCAAGTTAACCTCTGTATTGACATGTGCAATCTGACCCCTTGCTGATACTGTTTGATTCTAATCCTTGGCTTTGATTGTgtatgttgtaattagtatagtcgattcgatacatgtcgttAAATAGTTTTAGCTGTTTGAATGGTAACAGCTTGATTTGTCTCGTTGAACATTGCTTGAATCAAAATTGAAGATCGACTATAGCTATTTACAATTGATGTATTTGAATTAGAAATATAAAGGGAttgattttgtttagttgcagttagaattggagggcatgtgcacttgtgcacaacatgtgcataaagcccttttggattaaaatagtctgacagcacatgctgtcagattatattcttgctgcccatggcctgttttagtttaataaatgttAAAAGGGGGCTGTCAGGGATGTCATGGGAGTCTGTTTATTtaaaatagctgagtggaaaAAAAACAgcagggagggggaattttgagttgtcacacagactgtaaagtgctaaattcaggctataaaagaggcagaccttccattgaGAAAAGGGGGGATTTTTTGGAGAGATTTTTGGAGCATGTGGAAAGGATTTTCTTAAAGTCTGGACATTTTTAGTCTTCAGgaaaaaacaagaaacataaagtcttAGAATAtcgtaaccaaacactgtctgaaaattacataagagttcaTGTTGGTCTAGCTTTTTTTTGGCCGATTGATGTTGGTTGCctgttgagctgcttgtgattgttgaattgCTGGTGTGGTTACACTGAATACTCTGTTGTTTCTGTTGGTTCATTACTCtatttctgggattgtttgtttgtgGCTCGACTGctcgtgagcttcatcattgttggctggttgttgttgctgtgttgttgctgtgtatctgctgttgctgtgtttgttgcatactactcagctgatcattcctttcttcttttgcttggctataccaggtacacgattagaacattgtcaatgtaacttgaaggttgagcatgaatacaaaagagaagatctgaagatttttttttatagaCTGTTATGTTAAACCTCATGTAATGCATGATAGTTTGCAGTGTTGTTTGGATACTGAAGACAGTTtgcatgcctagtagatatcaattgTAGGGTAATTAAACGTTAGTTTGTATATACAGGCTGGTAtataaaagtattcccaatgcagtaggttgaaTCTTAGATTTGGTTTAATTGTGTGGTAtattctgtaatgtatgccaagcatgaaaagtGTACATTATTAGCTAAGCTCTTTCTCTTCTGATAAATTgtctcatataactggtaaaccacacGTTAAGACAAAGAATAcaaagcttgcaatctcaacctcatgaaggtcgagcccaggtcaaaacagaccaagcaggcccgcatcgaacaaacagtggcccaggtctggcccatcccgcatgagctggatttgggcccgtaatgTTCAATCAGCTGTCCGTGTGCGTAATCACGTTTACTTATtttgtaaaagcattttgaatcctgctataaataagcctataagcatgtaattaactaggactatttctgttttctattagtagagacaaacgcgacaagaaacgtagttgttataggatatccttttaaaataaggacgagatgagcctcgacaaaaataaagaaaaatgcacaaattgcggggccctcgttaaatgtatatattgaagcattcagtccccaaggtgggtcgtttagcaaatctcacgaccctcccggaataataacgcgatagcctctttaagcgcgtatttaataattttaccttcttaaattcgggtgcacatttatgtgactcaaattcaaatctcgacggattcaagatgtgtttctaatcacgggtacattgattgtgacgtggttcgagatgcgtgtccatgatgtcgcaaaattccttttaaaaaataaaaatgagacgagcctcgccaaacaaaagggacaaattgaggggccctcacaaaatatatgtattaaatactcaGAATCCGGGACagaccgtttagcaaattttacggtcttccccaaaataacaatacgttagtcactttaggcgcgtcttaataatttattctccttaattcgggtgcacatttatgtgacccaaatccaaatctcaaccgagtcgagatatgtcaataaccacgggtgcattgatgtaacgtggttcgagatatattttcacgacgttgcaagtcctataaaatagcagtgaatgataaaagcggttaaaagttaaaatttgcacataagttcatatttgtataaaatcagataatcaagccgaatataacagttgagcgaccgtgctagaaccacggaactcgggaatgcctaacaccttctcccggattaacagaattccttatccggatttctggtacgcagactgtaatatggagtcattcttttcctcgattcggaattaaaattggtgacttgggacaccctaaatctcccaagtggcgactctgaaataaataaaccaatcctgtttcgattgtcctttaattggaaaaaactcccttgtacccttgcgggtgcgtaaaaaggaggtgtgacagtgtgaATGTTGCTCAGCATGACTCTGGCTATGTGAGGAAGATGTCCTAATATTCTGATTCTGGCGAGACTGATTTTCATAACTATGAGTACGTCTGAAGGAAGACCCACCGCCTGACTGATGACTGGACTGAGCTGGTGCTAATGACTCCTTATTAGAGGAATCCCTTCCACCTCTGCTGGATGCACCATTAAACCTGCCCGTTGTCCAGGCTTTCTTGTtatgctctttttcttctctccttagTTGTCTTTCTTTTTCTAAGTGCTTGGCAAATCCCACAACAGAGGAGAAGGCTTTTATCCATACTGCTGCAGCTGATGTTGCATCCTTAATGTGGTAAGCTAAACCACCAACAAACCTGCGAATCTTTGCTTTTTCAGTATTAACCATGTGAGGAGTGTGCTTAGCTAACCTTATCAATTCCATGTAGTACTCTTGCAcacttttattcccttgcttgagctgttcgaactctgtagccttagcttccatatcctcttctgggataaagttagccatgaaggcctcttcaaattcttcccaagtaggcgtaccatcatcttcatctctttccttttcccacatctcaaaccaagcgCCGACCACATCTCTAAGACGATAAGCAGCTAGCTCCACAGCTttatcatcaaatgctttcatcacTAGGAGGGCTTTCTTGACACCTTCCAGCCACAACATCGGATCTTCATCAACTATAGAACCATGGAACACTGGAGGACTCAACTTCAATATGCATTCACTCTTGAGGACTCAGAATTGTTCTGTCTATTTGATTGAGGTGGAATCTCATCTCTTCTCTCGTTCTGGTCCATCTCGGGAGATATAGTTGCCTATGCTGAGCTGCTGTTGAGGGCGGTACTAGATCCTGAGGTACTGAATCATCATGCTCCACCCCTTCTTCTTGTTCAACCGGGGGTACTTGGACTCCCTTGGATTTTCCCCTCCTTTTCTAAGTCAATGCCTTCTTAGTTCTACTTTTAGCCAAAATAGTAGCGATAGTTTCTTGAGTAGCATCCTGAGTGTCGGTGTCAGAGTTGCCAGTACGAGTCATTTCTCCAAGTTTTGGAGAAACGaataaattagataatttctTAGAGGTAGACTCTACTACACGATCTAAAGTATGAAAAAAAGACTTTTTCTAAATGCTTGCAGCCTCCTGTTTATGAGTATGGCGCGCTTCATACAcacaaacaagactctactaacacggcttcatagacccctaggactccataaacccgaggctctgataccaagtttgttacGACCCATTTCCGGAACAAGCCGGGACCgacactcgatcactaaacaagaccgagcgaaccatctctgcttatcaaatctattataacttcaaactttatattcaacaaggcaatactctaaccaaatacttttgattaatttaaacatttaaataaatcaactccaaaactttattcatagtaaccaatgaaatactgctaagttattatcaaaaacatttgaatcttaacccaacgactatgtctatgaagcctctactaataaactgacgcactgctcaagACATGAGATTTTCTGGCCAATTCTCTAAgtaacaaagaaataactaaataaagatgactctaaggaatactccacgaacaaaagcggatctcaccaatagcactggaagagaaggaagtcctaactcgtagcctgctcgcctgcaaattcggttcctacgttgtactgcagaccaacgtaggttcctaaaagagaacgtcagtaccatccattgtacttagtgagtctcaacaacagggggcgaaactttaataacatatacattatgagcaaaggttctaaatgcatgtaaaacataaagcttataagaataattctaaataattgcataatagcagtttatgaatattctaagttaaattcttttctttttctttcttataaaaaaaatacttcactttatactttgggagttccaattATCTTGACTTAGTTCTGTCTCAGTCAtcgtgtgatcggcacgggttcgatcccaacctgatcgaataggcccaatccacgaggtgccacttGCTTCAtagttctcagcgctcatgtctcataccttagcatgactaagtaaattatcagcaacgagaccctcagctcgtgtgctccctactttggcacaagtagtttcagtaagtcaacgccttggtcaggaccctagGCCTGGACGAtaaccccttctcagaataaaggatactcccaaaaatcttttctttctaaaacttcttgtaacttttcaagtctaaatcttttatacatactcatactggtatccttaaatgtaaggcatgatataagaatgaaataaacattcaaAATTATTTATAAAGGTTCTTGATCCTTCAagaattttcaacatgaaaatggcatataagaatagcataaaaatctgaaatttatgcacatatatccaaataatcatctaaactttagctagtaaataattctaagctaataggtACTTACTACTCTAATTAAGTATATATTAACTCTTTTATGCAATTCATCAAATACCTTGtgtgcgtgcttttgtgagttaaaccactttagcaAAGGGttgtatcaactcacctcaatTTCTCCTTTCAAGCAACAATGTAAgttccaattcttgtatcaactcAACGATCAAATACTACAATGATAAGTCACAATAAGTACCCAACTTCCCAAAAGCATTAATCTTTTGTCAACTCTAAGAACTTTAGGTTCAACTTCTAAATTTCTAAGTTTTGGGGTGAAGTCTTGTTCTAACATCCTTTACTGCCTCTAACAACCTTAACTCGTCATAGCAatctaataaaaataaagaatttaTCTATTAACACCAAAAACTTAACTCGTATTTGATGGGTGTTCTTGAGGTTTTGTAAAACTTTCCTATGAATTTACCTTATTAGGGTGTTAGATTCTAGTATATAATGATGTTATAGCTTACAATTCCGTAAAAAGAATTACCTCAGTCGTGGCCTAAAGAAGGTCCTGCGAAATAGCTCTCAATGACCGATACGCTGTTTTGTTCTTGCTCCTAGACCTCTCGTTCTTTTCCAGAGAATTTAAGCCTTTTTGCCTCTACGTGACTAAATAAAACCAAGTTCTGTTTTGCTTAAGGCTTTAAGCCTTTTGTTTCCCAACATGGGCTTTAGgcccttttctctttctttttttaaactaGAAATTAATGATATTCACttgtaataattaataatattaaaattattaatatttccctaattgtatatccaattatttaagtgtatatatatatacatacacacatatatatatatttcactataggcaagataataataataataataataataataataataataataataataataataataatttagttctataATTAGCGtatcttgaaacttttataaacTTGAGAAGTGTTACAAATCGTTTAAATAATTTGATCAAGTGAAAGCGTTAGATTACTTTAAGAGAAAAAGCTGGGAACCCACAAAGGGAAAGAAAGGGGAGATAGGCCTACATCATGAAAACTTTAACACACACACAATAGGGCCTGTGTCTTTCtctaattatatatttatatggttGTCCACTTCTCTTTGAGAAACTCAAGTTAAAAGCAACTCTTTAACTTCTCTCCCTTCTTATAACTTCTCTCCCTTTAAAACCAAACACAGTGCTTAAAGTATTGCCTCTTTGAACTAATTTTGGCCAATGCCTCTTCACTGTGTAGCACCAAAAGCAGAAAATTTTGGCACTGAATTGATGGTAGATTCGCCTAATTCATCGATGAACTCAGAGTCCTTTACTCAAAGGGCCTTGTTTCCCATAACTTTGAAGGTCTCTTTTCCTAACTAGTAAAATTGAGTCATAGCATGTAGTTTCTTTCCAATTTATTGGCATAACATGTAAATTAGTATTCTATACTTATTCATTAGTATTATATTGCTGATGTGTTCAATATGTTATGCAGTTTGAAGAGATAGTCTACAAGATAACAAGCACAAAAGAGAAAACTATACTAAATGGAGTGACGGGTATTGTGTGCCCAGGAGAGATGCTAGCAATGTTAGGTCCATCAGGTAGTGGAAAGACTACCCTCCTAACAGCTTTAGGAGGCCGTCTTTCGGGCAAATTATCAGGGAAAATTACATACAACAGCCAGCCATTCTCTGGAGCTATCAAACGTAGTACTGGATTCGTGGCACAAGACGATATCCTATATCCTCATCTAACTGTAACAGAAACTCTCCTCTTCACAGCTCTGCTTAGGCTTCCCCAAAGCCTAAGCAAGCAGGAGAAAGAACAGCATGTGGAGCATGTTATTACGGAGCTCGGATTAAACAAGTGTAGAAACAGCATGATTGGAGGACCATTATTTAGAGGGATATCAGGTGGGGAGAAAAAGAGGGTAAGCATAGGTCAAGAAATGCTAATCAACCCAAGTTTACTATTGCTAGATGAGCCTACTTCTGGTTTGGATTCTACTACAGCTCTCAGGATTCTAACTACAGTTAAGCGCCTAGCGAACGGTGGCAGAACTGTGATCACTACAATCCACCAACCATCTAGTAGGCTTTACCATATGTTTGATAAGGTAGTCTTGCTTTCTGAGGGCTGCCCTATCTACTATGGTCCTGCATCTACTGCCTTGGAATACTTCTCCTCTGTTGGTGTTTCCACATCCATCACTATTAATCCTGCTGATCTCTTGCTCGATCTCGCCAATGGTAATTCAAACATTCTTAAATAAATTTCAAAGGTTCATAGTTTCATCATTGATTTTGGTTTTGATAAAGTCAGATGAGTCACTAGCCTTGGTGATAAGCAATGGTAATTATTATAACTTTATGCAAGTAGAGTAAAAAGAGAGTCCCACTCATAAGTTTTCCTACTATTTAATTAATCAATCTCAATATGAAATCCTCTCCTTAATTTCCTTTTTTGACCAAATACTTATACTGCATACAGAGGGAAAAGATTGAGACATTTAAAAATCATGTATATGGTATCAAACATCTTTTTATGAAATCTATGTTTAAATTTTCAGGAATTGGACCTGATTCCAAGCATGCAATTGAGCAAGGTGACAACCCTGAACAGGAGAAGAAATCTGTGAGAGAAGCTCTCATCTCTGCATATGACAAGACCATTTCTACTAGGTTGAAAACTGAGCTATGCAGTTTAGACACCAATAATTACAGTTACAAAAAGGATGTTTCAACAAGTAAGTTTCCACTCCACAGTGAAGAAAGGGATTGTTTTAACTGATATCAAATTCTTCATCTACCTCTAATTAGTGACTAATTACAGCTCTATCGCCCTCTACTCGTGCAGAAAATGGTGTGAAGTCAGAGCAATGGTGCACAAGTTGGGGCTATCAATTTAAGGTGCTGCTACTAAGGGGGCTAAGGGAGCGAAGATACGAGACCTTCAATAGACTTAGAATCTTCCAAGTTATAAGTGTAGCATTTCTTGCAGGACTAT
This region includes:
- the LOC104210210 gene encoding ABC transporter G family member 14-like → MPLHCVAPKAENFGTELMVDSPNSSMNSESFTQRALFPITLKFEEIVYKITSTKEKTILNGVTGIVCPGEMLAMLGPSGSGKTTLLTALGGRLSGKLSGKITYNSQPFSGAIKRSTGFVAQDDILYPHLTVTETLLFTALLRLPQSLSKQEKEQHVEHVITELGLNKCRNSMIGGPLFRGISGGEKKRVSIGQEMLINPSLLLLDEPTSGLDSTTALRILTTVKRLANGGRTVITTIHQPSSRLYHMFDKVVLLSEGCPIYYGPASTALEYFSSVGVSTSITINPADLLLDLANGIGPDSKHAIEQGDNPEQEKKSVREALISAYDKTISTRLKTELCSLDTNNYSYKKDVSTKNGVKSEQWCTSWGYQFKVLLLRGLRERRYETFNRLRIFQVISVAFLAGLLWWHTPTSHIEDRIAMLFFFAVFWGFYPLYNAVFTFPQERRMLIKERSSGMYRLSSYFLAKTVGDLPIELALPTAFTFILYWMGGLKANPATFILSLLIVLYSVLVSQSLGLAYGAMLMDVKQATTLASVTTLVFLIAGGYYIQQIPPFIVWLKYLSYSYYCYKLLLGVQYKDKDYYECSKGVYCRVADFPAIKSVGLNNMWMDVLIMALMLVGYRLVAYLALNRVR